A section of the Enterobacter sp. C2 genome encodes:
- the ftsE gene encoding cell division ATP-binding protein FtsE, whose protein sequence is MIRFEHVSKAYLGGRQALQGVTFHLQQGEMAFLTGHSGAGKSTLLKLICGIERPSAGKIFFGGHDISRLKNREVPFLRRQIGMIFQDHHLLMDRTVYDNVAIPLIIAGASGDDIRRRVSAALDKVGLLDKAKNFPIQLSGGEQQRVGIARAVVNKPAVLLADEPTGNLDEALSEGILRLFEEFNRVGVTVLMATHDIGLISRRSYRTLSLSDGHLHGGLAGE, encoded by the coding sequence ATGATTCGCTTTGAACACGTCAGCAAGGCCTATCTCGGTGGGAGACAAGCGCTGCAGGGGGTGACTTTTCACCTGCAGCAGGGCGAGATGGCATTTCTGACCGGCCACTCTGGCGCAGGGAAAAGTACGCTGCTCAAGCTGATCTGTGGTATTGAGCGGCCAAGCGCCGGGAAAATCTTCTTTGGGGGGCATGATATTAGCCGCCTGAAGAACCGCGAAGTGCCGTTTCTGCGTCGGCAGATCGGCATGATTTTCCAGGATCACCATCTGTTAATGGACCGTACGGTTTACGACAACGTGGCTATCCCGCTAATTATTGCCGGGGCCAGCGGGGATGACATTCGCCGCCGTGTCTCTGCGGCTCTGGATAAGGTCGGGCTGCTGGACAAAGCGAAAAATTTTCCGATCCAACTCTCTGGCGGTGAGCAGCAGCGCGTGGGTATCGCCCGCGCCGTGGTCAACAAGCCTGCGGTGTTGCTGGCGGATGAACCGACCGGTAACCTTGATGAGGCGCTTTCGGAAGGCATTCTGCGCCTGTTCGAAGAGTTTAACCGCGTCGGGGTCACCGTACTGATGGCAACGCACGACATCGGACTGATTTCCCGTCGTTCATATCGGACGCTGAGCCTGAGCGACGGCCATTTGCATGGAGGCCTGGCGGGTGAATAA
- the ftsX gene encoding permease-like cell division protein FtsX — protein MNKRDAVNQIRQFGGKFDRFRKPGTGGSRPPSGRSKTPPKPGSRKSNVFNEQMRYAFSGALQDLKSKPLATFLTVMVIAISLTLPSVCYMVYKNVNQAATQYYPSPQITVYFDKALDDNAAQQVVGQLQSEQGVEKVNYLSREDALGEFRNWSGFGGALDMLEENPLPAVAVVVPKLDFQSTESLNTLRDRITRINGIDEVRMDDSWFARLTALTGLVGRVSAMIGVLMVAAVFLVIGNSVRLSIFSRRDTINVQKLIGATDGFILRPFLYGGALLGFSGALMSLILSEVLVMRLSSAVADVAQVFGTQFNLDGLSFDECLLLLLVCSMIGWLAAWLATVQHLRHFTPD, from the coding sequence GTGAATAAACGCGACGCAGTAAATCAAATTCGTCAGTTTGGCGGCAAGTTCGATCGCTTCCGCAAGCCTGGCACGGGCGGCAGTCGTCCTCCGTCCGGACGCAGCAAGACACCGCCTAAGCCCGGTTCGCGGAAGAGTAACGTCTTCAATGAGCAGATGCGCTATGCGTTTAGCGGCGCGCTGCAGGATCTCAAGAGCAAGCCGCTGGCGACCTTCCTGACGGTAATGGTGATTGCCATCTCCCTGACGCTGCCCAGCGTCTGCTACATGGTCTATAAGAACGTCAACCAGGCGGCGACCCAGTACTATCCGTCGCCGCAGATCACCGTCTACTTCGATAAGGCACTGGATGATAACGCCGCCCAGCAGGTGGTAGGCCAGCTGCAGTCGGAGCAGGGGGTGGAGAAGGTCAACTATCTCTCCCGCGAGGACGCCCTCGGTGAGTTCCGTAACTGGTCCGGGTTTGGCGGCGCGCTGGATATGCTCGAAGAGAACCCGCTTCCTGCCGTGGCGGTCGTGGTGCCCAAGCTCGATTTCCAGAGCACCGAGTCGTTGAACACCCTGCGGGATCGTATTACGCGCATCAACGGTATCGATGAAGTGCGTATGGACGACAGCTGGTTTGCCCGCCTGACGGCGCTAACCGGGCTGGTGGGCCGGGTATCGGCGATGATCGGTGTTCTGATGGTGGCCGCCGTCTTCCTGGTGATCGGTAACAGCGTGCGTCTGAGCATCTTCTCCCGCCGCGATACCATCAACGTCCAGAAGCTGATTGGCGCAACCGACGGTTTTATCCTGCGTCCATTCCTGTATGGCGGGGCGCTGCTGGGCTTTAGCGGAGCGCTGATGTCGCTGATCCTGTCTGAGGTGCTGGTCATGCGGCTCTCTTCTGCCGTGGCCGACGTGGCGCAGGTATTTGGTACCCAGTTCAACCTCGACGGTCTGTCGTTTGACGAATGTCTGCTGCTGCTGCTGGTGTGCTCAATGATCGGCTGGCTGGCCGCCTGGCTGGCGACGGTACAACATTTACGTCACTTTACGCCTGACTAA
- the rpoH gene encoding RNA polymerase sigma factor RpoH — MTKEMQTLALAPVGNLESYIRAANAWPMLTADEERALAEKLHYQGDLEAAKTLILSHLRFVVHIARNYSGYGLPQADLIQEGNIGLMKAVRRFNPEVGVRLVSFAVHWIKAEIHEYVLRNWRIVKVATTKAQRKLFFNLRKSKQRLGWFNQDEVEMVARELGVSSKDVREMESRMAAQDMTFDMSSDDESDSQPMAPVLYLQDKSSNFADGIEDDNWEEQAANRLTDAMQGLDERSQAIIRARWLDEDNKSTLQELADQYGVSAERVRQLEKNAMKKLRAAIEA, encoded by the coding sequence ATGACCAAAGAAATGCAAACTTTAGCTTTAGCCCCTGTTGGTAACCTGGAGTCGTATATCCGGGCTGCTAACGCTTGGCCGATGTTAACGGCTGATGAAGAGCGGGCGCTGGCTGAAAAGCTGCATTACCAGGGCGATCTGGAAGCAGCTAAAACGCTGATCCTGTCTCACCTGCGCTTTGTTGTTCATATTGCTCGTAACTACTCGGGCTATGGCCTGCCGCAGGCAGACCTGATCCAGGAAGGTAACATCGGTCTGATGAAGGCCGTGCGCCGCTTTAACCCGGAAGTGGGTGTGCGTCTGGTCTCGTTCGCGGTGCACTGGATCAAAGCCGAAATTCATGAATACGTACTGCGTAACTGGCGTATTGTGAAGGTCGCCACCACTAAAGCGCAGCGTAAGCTGTTCTTTAACCTGCGTAAATCCAAACAGCGTCTGGGCTGGTTTAACCAGGACGAAGTCGAAATGGTCGCACGCGAGCTGGGCGTCTCCAGTAAAGACGTGCGTGAGATGGAGTCCCGTATGGCCGCGCAGGACATGACCTTTGATATGTCCTCTGACGATGAGTCCGACAGCCAGCCGATGGCTCCGGTGCTCTACCTGCAGGATAAATCATCTAACTTTGCCGATGGCATTGAAGATGATAACTGGGAAGAGCAGGCGGCAAACCGCCTGACCGACGCGATGCAGGGTCTTGACGAGCGTAGCCAGGCGATTATTCGCGCCCGCTGGCTGGACGAAGATAACAAGTCCACGCTGCAGGAGCTGGCGGACCAGTACGGCGTCTCGGCTGAGCGCGTACGTCAGCTGGAAAAGAACGCGATGAAAAAGCTGCGCGCGGCCATCGAAGCCTAA
- a CDS encoding 4-aminobutyrate--2-oxoglutarate transaminase, with amino-acid sequence MKNNELNERRLQATPRGIGVMCNFFAERAENATLWDVEGNEVIDFAAGIAVLNTGHRHPKVVAAVEKQLHAFTHTAYQVVPYESYVTLAEKINARVPVEGPAKTAFFSTGAEAVENAIKIARAYTKRPGVIAFGGGFHGRTSMTMALTGKVAPYKMGFGPFPGSIFHAQYPNAVHNVSTQDALNSLDRIFKADIAPDQVAAILLEPVQGEGGFVIAPDDFMQGVRKLCDQHGILLIADEVQSGYARTGKLFAMEHYSVRPDLITMAKSLAGGMPLSAVSGRAEVMDAPAPGGLGGTYAGNPLAMASALAVLEVIEEEQLCERSRMLGEALVAELNNARASCPYIADVRALGSMVAVEFSDPQTGEPSPAFTQKVQAHALEAGLLLLSCGVYGNVIRFLYPLTIPDAQFRRALDIISRSLTQ; translated from the coding sequence GTGAAAAATAACGAACTAAACGAACGGCGTCTACAGGCGACGCCGCGCGGTATCGGCGTCATGTGTAACTTCTTCGCCGAAAGAGCAGAGAACGCCACGCTGTGGGACGTAGAGGGCAACGAGGTGATCGACTTCGCCGCCGGGATCGCGGTGCTGAATACCGGCCATCGCCACCCGAAAGTCGTGGCGGCAGTAGAGAAACAGCTGCACGCCTTTACCCATACGGCCTATCAGGTGGTGCCCTATGAGAGCTACGTGACGCTGGCGGAGAAGATCAACGCCCGCGTGCCGGTCGAGGGGCCGGCAAAAACCGCTTTCTTCTCTACCGGTGCGGAAGCGGTTGAGAACGCGATTAAAATCGCCCGCGCCTATACCAAACGCCCCGGCGTGATCGCTTTTGGTGGCGGCTTCCATGGCCGGACCTCAATGACGATGGCTCTGACTGGTAAAGTCGCTCCCTACAAAATGGGCTTTGGCCCTTTCCCCGGTTCGATCTTTCATGCTCAGTACCCCAATGCGGTGCACAATGTCTCAACCCAGGATGCCCTGAACAGTCTGGATCGTATCTTTAAAGCCGATATCGCCCCGGATCAGGTGGCGGCCATACTGCTGGAGCCGGTGCAGGGTGAGGGCGGCTTTGTTATTGCGCCCGATGACTTTATGCAGGGCGTGCGTAAGCTCTGCGACCAGCACGGTATTCTGCTCATCGCTGACGAGGTACAGAGCGGCTATGCCCGTACCGGCAAGCTCTTTGCGATGGAGCACTACAGCGTCAGGCCGGATCTGATCACCATGGCGAAGAGTCTTGCGGGCGGCATGCCGCTGTCGGCGGTCTCCGGTCGTGCCGAGGTGATGGATGCCCCCGCCCCAGGGGGACTGGGTGGCACCTACGCCGGTAATCCGCTGGCAATGGCCTCTGCGCTGGCGGTGCTGGAGGTCATTGAAGAGGAGCAGCTTTGCGAGCGCTCCCGCATGCTCGGAGAGGCGCTGGTCGCGGAACTGAACAACGCCAGGGCCAGCTGCCCGTACATCGCTGACGTGCGTGCCCTGGGTTCTATGGTCGCCGTGGAGTTTAGCGATCCGCAAACCGGCGAGCCGTCGCCTGCCTTTACCCAGAAAGTGCAGGCCCATGCGCTGGAGGCGGGCCTGCTGCTGCTCAGCTGCGGCGTTTACGGTAACGTGATCCGCTTCCTCTATCCACTTACCATCCCCGATGCGCAGTTCCGCCGGGCGCTCGATATCATCTCCCGCTCGTTAACGCAGTAA
- the livJ gene encoding branched chain amino acid ABC transporter substrate-binding protein LivJ produces the protein MKMKGKALLAGCIALAFSTMAQADIKVAVVGAMSGPVAQYGDQEFTGAEQAVADINAKGGIKGEKLQIVKYDDACDPKQAVAVANKVINDGIKYVIGHLCSSSTQPASDIYEDEGILMITPAATAPELTARGYKLVLRTTGLDSDQGPTAAKYILEKVKPQRIAIVHDKQQYGEGLARAVQDNLKKGNANVVFFDGITAGEKDFSTLVARLKKENIDFVYYGGYHPEMGQILRQARAAGLKTQFMGPEGVANVSLSNIAGESAEGMLVTKPKNYDQVPANKPIVDAIKAKKQDPSGAFVWTTYAALQSLQAGLNQSADPAEIATWLKANSVETVMGPLTWDEKGDLKGFEFGVFTWHANGTATDAK, from the coding sequence ATGAAAATGAAGGGTAAAGCGTTACTGGCAGGATGTATTGCGCTGGCGTTCAGCACCATGGCACAGGCAGACATTAAAGTGGCCGTGGTGGGCGCAATGTCCGGTCCGGTTGCGCAGTACGGCGATCAGGAGTTTACCGGTGCGGAGCAGGCCGTTGCAGACATTAATGCGAAAGGCGGTATCAAAGGCGAAAAACTGCAAATTGTAAAATATGATGACGCCTGCGACCCGAAACAGGCCGTTGCGGTGGCGAACAAAGTGATTAACGACGGCATTAAATATGTTATCGGCCACCTTTGCTCCTCCTCTACCCAGCCAGCTTCTGATATCTACGAAGACGAAGGCATTCTGATGATCACGCCTGCGGCGACCGCGCCGGAGCTGACCGCGCGTGGTTATAAGCTGGTATTACGCACTACCGGTCTTGACTCTGACCAGGGCCCGACCGCTGCGAAATACATTCTGGAAAAGGTGAAACCGCAGCGTATCGCCATTGTTCACGACAAACAGCAGTACGGTGAAGGCCTGGCTCGCGCCGTGCAGGATAACCTGAAGAAAGGCAACGCGAACGTGGTCTTCTTTGACGGTATCACCGCCGGTGAGAAAGACTTCTCCACGCTGGTGGCGCGCCTGAAGAAAGAGAATATTGATTTTGTTTACTACGGTGGCTACCACCCGGAGATGGGCCAGATCCTGCGCCAGGCCCGCGCTGCTGGCCTGAAAACCCAGTTTATGGGCCCGGAAGGGGTCGCGAACGTATCGCTCTCTAACATCGCCGGCGAATCCGCAGAAGGCATGCTGGTAACCAAGCCGAAGAACTACGATCAGGTTCCGGCGAACAAACCGATTGTAGATGCGATCAAAGCGAAGAAGCAGGATCCGAGCGGCGCCTTTGTGTGGACCACCTACGCCGCGCTGCAGTCGCTGCAGGCTGGCCTGAATCAGTCTGCCGATCCGGCAGAAATCGCCACCTGGCTGAAAGCCAACTCGGTAGAGACCGTAATGGGCCCGCTGACGTGGGATGAGAAGGGCGATCTGAAGGGCTTTGAGTTCGGTGTGTTTACCTGGCATGCCAACGGTACCGCAACCGACGCAAAATGA
- a CDS encoding DUF1778 domain-containing protein, producing MTALKKQRIDLRLTDDDKSIIEEAAALTNQSVTQFMLTSAAERAAEVIEQHRRVILNDESWTRVMEALGNPPSPNEKLHRAAKRLQDME from the coding sequence ATGACGGCACTAAAAAAGCAGCGTATCGATCTGCGTTTAACTGACGATGACAAAAGCATCATTGAAGAGGCTGCGGCCCTAACCAATCAGTCAGTCACTCAGTTTATGCTCACTAGCGCAGCGGAAAGAGCCGCAGAAGTTATTGAGCAACATCGCCGGGTTATTCTGAACGACGAATCCTGGACCCGCGTCATGGAAGCGCTCGGTAACCCACCCTCACCGAATGAGAAACTTCACCGCGCGGCGAAACGTCTTCAAGACATGGAGTGA
- a CDS encoding GNAT family N-acetyltransferase, producing MENLTIEILAEDAEYDWQQFDCGETALNLFLIEHLKRQHAGKILRAYILRTTTPERRVLGYYTLSGSCFERVALPSKSQQKKIPYKNIPSVTLGRLAVDRSLQGKGWGSVLVSHAMKVVYSASQAVGIHGLFVEAINEKAPAFYLSLGFIPLTGENAHALFYPTKCIERLFS from the coding sequence GTGGAAAACCTGACGATAGAGATCCTCGCAGAGGATGCGGAGTATGACTGGCAGCAGTTCGACTGCGGGGAAACGGCCCTCAATCTCTTTTTAATCGAGCATCTCAAACGGCAGCATGCTGGAAAAATTCTGCGCGCCTATATTCTTCGAACGACAACGCCAGAGCGGCGGGTGCTAGGCTACTACACTCTGTCAGGAAGCTGCTTTGAACGTGTTGCCCTGCCGTCAAAGTCACAGCAGAAGAAAATCCCTTACAAAAACATTCCCAGCGTCACCTTAGGCCGCCTGGCCGTCGATCGCTCTCTGCAGGGAAAAGGGTGGGGCTCGGTATTGGTTTCCCATGCCATGAAGGTAGTCTATTCCGCCTCCCAGGCGGTGGGTATTCATGGTCTATTTGTTGAGGCCATAAACGAGAAAGCGCCTGCATTTTATCTCTCGCTGGGATTTATCCCGCTAACAGGAGAAAACGCGCACGCGCTTTTTTATCCGACAAAATGTATCGAAAGGCTTTTTTCATAG
- the panM gene encoding aspartate 1-decarboxylase autocleavage activator PanM, producing the protein MKLTIIRLDTFSDQDRIDLAKIWPEYSASSLNVDDTHQIYAARFNERLLAAVRVTLSGSEGALDSLRVRDVTRRRGVGQYLIEEAMARNPDVTRWWIADVGVEDRSVMAAFTQALGFSPRQNGWEKRL; encoded by the coding sequence ATGAAACTGACCATCATCCGTTTAGACACGTTTAGCGACCAGGATCGCATTGATTTAGCTAAAATTTGGCCGGAGTACTCCGCATCGTCGCTGAACGTTGACGATACGCACCAGATCTACGCCGCCCGTTTTAATGAGCGACTGCTGGCGGCGGTGCGAGTGACCCTCAGCGGCAGCGAGGGGGCGCTGGATTCTCTGCGCGTGCGGGACGTGACGCGTCGTCGTGGCGTAGGGCAGTACCTGATTGAAGAGGCGATGGCGCGCAATCCAGACGTGACCCGCTGGTGGATAGCGGACGTCGGCGTCGAAGATCGCAGCGTTATGGCCGCCTTTACCCAGGCGCTGGGCTTTAGTCCGCGGCAGAACGGCTGGGAGAAGCGGCTGTAG
- the livH gene encoding high-affinity branched-chain amino acid ABC transporter permease LivH, which produces MSEQFLYFLQQMFNGVTLGSTYALIAIGYTMVYGIIGMINFAHGEVYMIGSYVSFMIIAALMMMGIDSSWLLVAAGFVGAIVIASAYGWSIERVAYRPVRNSKRLIALISAIGMSIFLQNYVSLTEGSRDVALPSLFNGQWTIGSSENFAASITTMQLVIWIVTFVAMLALTLFIRYSRMGRACRACAEDLKMASLLGINTDRVIALTFVIGAAMAAVAGVLLGQFYGVINPYIGFMAGMKAFTAAVLGGIGSIPGAMIGGLILGVAESLSSAYLSTEYKDVVSFALLILVLLVMPTGILGRPEVEKV; this is translated from the coding sequence ATGTCCGAGCAGTTTCTCTACTTCCTGCAGCAGATGTTTAACGGCGTGACGCTGGGAAGCACCTATGCACTCATCGCCATCGGTTACACCATGGTCTACGGCATTATCGGCATGATCAACTTCGCCCACGGCGAGGTCTACATGATCGGTAGCTATGTCTCCTTTATGATCATCGCCGCCCTGATGATGATGGGCATCGACAGCAGCTGGCTGCTGGTGGCCGCCGGATTCGTTGGTGCGATTGTGATCGCCAGCGCCTATGGCTGGAGTATCGAACGGGTGGCCTATCGCCCGGTGCGTAATTCTAAACGTCTGATCGCGCTGATCTCCGCCATCGGGATGTCCATCTTCCTGCAAAACTACGTCAGTCTGACCGAAGGGTCACGTGACGTGGCGCTGCCGAGCCTGTTCAACGGTCAGTGGACTATCGGCAGCAGCGAGAACTTCGCCGCCTCGATCACCACCATGCAGCTGGTGATCTGGATCGTCACCTTCGTTGCCATGTTGGCGCTGACTCTGTTCATCCGCTACTCCCGCATGGGCCGCGCCTGCCGCGCCTGCGCGGAAGACTTGAAGATGGCCAGCCTGCTGGGGATTAACACCGACCGCGTTATCGCGCTCACCTTCGTGATCGGTGCGGCGATGGCCGCCGTGGCGGGCGTGCTGCTCGGCCAGTTCTACGGCGTAATTAACCCCTACATCGGCTTTATGGCCGGGATGAAGGCCTTTACCGCCGCGGTGCTGGGTGGGATCGGCAGTATTCCTGGCGCGATGATTGGCGGCCTGATCCTCGGCGTAGCTGAATCGCTCTCCTCCGCGTATCTGAGTACCGAGTATAAAGATGTGGTGTCGTTTGCGCTGCTGATCCTGGTGCTGTTGGTGATGCCAACCGGTATCCTGGGCCGCCCGGAGGTTGAAAAAGTATGA
- a CDS encoding high-affinity branched-chain amino acid ABC transporter permease LivM, with protein MKPMHFAMALLSAALFFVLAGVFMGVQLSLDGTKLVVGSAADIRWQWVFIGTAVVFLFQLLRPLMQKGLKNVSGPKFILPAIDGSTVKQKLFLVALLVAAVAWPFVVSRGTVDIATLTMIYIILGLGLNVVVGLSGLLVLGYGGFYAIGAYTFALLNHYYGLGFWTCLPLAGLVSAAAGFLLGFPVLRLRGDYLAIVTLGFGEIVRILLLNNTEVTGGPNGISQIPKPTLFGLEFSRTAREGGWDTFSNFFGVKYDPSDRVVFLYLVALLLVVFTLFVINRLLRMPLGRAWEALREDEIACRSLGLNPTRIKLTAFTISAGFAGFAGTLFAARQGFVSPESFTFAESAFVLAIVVLGGMGSQFAVILAAILLVVSRELMRDFNEYSMLMLGGLMVLMMIWRPEGLLPMTRPQLKLKSGHVKGEQA; from the coding sequence ATGAAACCGATGCATTTTGCAATGGCGCTGCTCTCCGCTGCGCTCTTCTTTGTGCTGGCCGGCGTCTTTATGGGCGTCCAGCTCAGCCTCGACGGCACTAAGCTGGTGGTCGGCAGCGCGGCGGATATCCGCTGGCAGTGGGTCTTTATCGGCACCGCCGTGGTCTTTCTGTTCCAGCTTCTGCGCCCACTGATGCAAAAAGGGCTGAAGAACGTCTCCGGGCCGAAGTTTATCCTGCCCGCCATTGACGGTTCGACGGTTAAGCAGAAGCTGTTCCTCGTTGCCCTGCTGGTCGCTGCCGTGGCGTGGCCGTTTGTGGTCTCACGCGGCACGGTGGATATCGCCACCCTGACCATGATCTACATTATCCTCGGTCTCGGGCTGAACGTGGTGGTCGGCCTCTCGGGTCTGCTGGTACTGGGCTACGGCGGCTTCTACGCCATCGGGGCCTATACCTTTGCCCTGCTGAACCACTATTACGGCCTCGGCTTCTGGACCTGCCTGCCGCTGGCGGGGCTGGTGTCCGCCGCGGCGGGCTTCCTGCTGGGCTTCCCGGTGCTGCGCCTGCGCGGTGACTATCTGGCGATCGTGACCCTCGGCTTTGGTGAGATCGTGCGTATTCTGCTGCTCAACAACACCGAAGTGACCGGTGGCCCGAACGGCATCAGCCAGATCCCGAAACCGACGCTGTTTGGCCTTGAGTTTAGCCGTACCGCGCGCGAAGGGGGCTGGGATACCTTCAGCAACTTCTTCGGCGTGAAGTACGATCCCAGCGACCGGGTCGTGTTCCTCTACCTGGTGGCCCTGCTGCTGGTGGTCTTTACCCTGTTCGTCATCAACCGCCTGCTGCGCATGCCGCTGGGCCGGGCGTGGGAAGCGCTGCGTGAGGATGAGATCGCCTGCCGCTCGCTGGGCCTCAATCCAACCCGCATCAAGCTGACTGCCTTTACCATCAGCGCCGGGTTTGCTGGCTTTGCCGGCACGCTGTTCGCCGCCCGTCAGGGCTTCGTCAGCCCGGAATCCTTTACCTTTGCCGAGTCCGCCTTTGTGCTGGCGATTGTGGTGCTGGGTGGGATGGGCTCGCAGTTCGCGGTTATCCTCGCAGCGATCCTGCTGGTGGTCTCCCGTGAGCTGATGCGTGATTTCAATGAGTACAGCATGTTAATGCTGGGTGGTCTGATGGTACTGATGATGATTTGGCGTCCTGAAGGCTTGCTGCCAATGACCCGTCCGCAGTTGAAACTGAAAAGCGGACACGTGAAAGGAGAGCAGGCATGA
- the livG gene encoding high-affinity branched-chain amino acid ABC transporter ATP-binding protein LivG has product MSEPLLSVNGLMMRFGGLLAVNNVALDLHPQEIVSLIGPNGAGKTTVFNCLTGFYKPTGGTIMLRDQHLEGLPGQQIARMGVVRTFQHVRLFREMTVIENLLVAQHQQLKTGLFSGLLKTPAFRRAQSEALDRAATWLDRIGLLAHANRQASNLAYGDQRRLEIARCMVTQPEILMLDEPAAGLNPKETKELDELIVELRNHHNTTILLIEHDMKLVMGISDRIYVVNQGTPLANGTPEQIRNNPDVIRAYLGEA; this is encoded by the coding sequence ATGAGTGAGCCATTACTGTCCGTTAACGGCCTGATGATGCGCTTCGGCGGGCTGCTGGCGGTAAACAACGTCGCGCTGGATCTGCATCCGCAGGAGATTGTCTCCCTGATTGGGCCAAACGGCGCGGGCAAAACCACGGTCTTCAACTGCCTGACCGGCTTCTATAAGCCCACCGGCGGCACCATCATGCTGCGTGACCAGCACCTGGAAGGGCTGCCGGGGCAGCAGATTGCCCGCATGGGCGTGGTGCGTACCTTCCAGCACGTGCGTCTGTTCCGGGAGATGACGGTGATTGAGAACCTGCTGGTGGCCCAGCATCAGCAGCTCAAGACCGGCCTCTTCTCTGGCCTGCTGAAAACGCCTGCTTTCCGCCGCGCCCAGAGTGAAGCGCTGGATCGCGCTGCGACCTGGCTGGACCGCATCGGCCTGCTGGCGCACGCTAACCGTCAGGCCAGCAACCTGGCCTACGGCGACCAGCGTCGTCTGGAGATCGCCCGCTGCATGGTGACCCAGCCGGAGATCCTGATGCTGGACGAGCCAGCGGCCGGGCTGAACCCGAAAGAGACCAAAGAGCTGGACGAGCTGATCGTGGAGCTGCGTAACCATCACAACACCACTATTCTGCTGATTGAGCACGATATGAAGCTGGTGATGGGTATCTCCGACCGTATCTACGTGGTAAACCAGGGCACGCCGCTGGCAAACGGCACGCCGGAGCAGATTCGTAACAACCCGGACGTGATCCGCGCCTATTTAGGTGAAGCATAA
- the livF gene encoding high-affinity branched-chain amino acid ABC transporter ATP-binding protein LivF, whose protein sequence is MENVMLSFDQVSAHYGKIQALHDVSLHINQGEIVTLIGANGAGKTTLLGTLCGDPRASSGRIVFDGKDITDWQTAKIMREAVAIVPEGRRVFSRMTVEENLAMGGFFADRDQFHTRLKWVYELFPRLHERRIQRAGTMSGGEQQMLAIGRALMSQPRLLLLDEPSLGLAPIIIQQIFDTIEQLRKEGMTIFLVEQNANQALKLADRGYVLENGRVVLSDTGDALLANEAVRSAYLGG, encoded by the coding sequence ATGGAAAACGTGATGTTATCTTTTGACCAGGTGAGTGCCCACTATGGCAAAATCCAGGCGCTGCACGACGTCAGCCTGCATATCAACCAGGGTGAAATCGTCACCCTGATCGGAGCCAACGGCGCGGGTAAGACCACGCTGCTCGGCACCCTGTGCGGCGATCCGCGCGCCAGCAGCGGGCGCATTGTCTTTGATGGTAAAGACATTACCGACTGGCAGACGGCGAAAATCATGCGTGAAGCGGTGGCGATTGTCCCGGAAGGGCGTCGCGTCTTCTCGCGCATGACGGTAGAAGAGAACCTGGCGATGGGCGGCTTCTTTGCCGATCGCGACCAGTTCCATACCCGCCTCAAGTGGGTTTATGAGCTGTTCCCGCGCCTGCACGAGCGCCGTATTCAGCGGGCTGGGACCATGTCCGGCGGCGAGCAGCAGATGCTGGCCATCGGTCGGGCACTGATGAGCCAGCCGCGTCTGCTGCTGCTCGACGAGCCCTCTCTTGGGCTTGCGCCGATCATTATCCAGCAGATCTTTGACACCATCGAGCAGCTGCGCAAAGAGGGGATGACCATCTTCCTCGTGGAGCAGAACGCCAACCAGGCGCTGAAGCTCGCCGATCGCGGCTACGTGCTGGAGAACGGTCGCGTGGTGCTGTCCGATACCGGCGACGCGCTGCTGGCCAACGAAGCGGTGCGCAGCGCCTACCTCGGCGGCTAA
- a CDS encoding type II toxin-antitoxin system Phd/YefM family antitoxin codes for MRTMSYSEVRQNLAAALDSAAAGTPVTITRRGHKPAVIISTEEFERYQAAKLDAEFNAIMSVHGNEIRELADK; via the coding sequence ATGCGTACAATGAGCTACAGTGAAGTCCGACAAAATCTTGCAGCGGCGCTGGATTCGGCAGCGGCTGGCACACCGGTAACCATTACGCGTCGCGGGCACAAGCCAGCGGTGATCATCAGCACTGAAGAGTTTGAACGTTACCAGGCGGCAAAGCTGGATGCGGAATTTAACGCCATCATGAGCGTACATGGCAACGAAATCAGGGAACTGGCCGATAAATGA